In a genomic window of Xenopus laevis strain J_2021 chromosome 5S, Xenopus_laevis_v10.1, whole genome shotgun sequence:
- the htr1b.S gene encoding 5-hydroxytryptamine receptor 1B, translating into MIKMEHLTECQEVTDHLNVSQTNNSFDGRSCVTSLDSYEQEDVLSFSQIVLTVVLALITLATLLSNAFVITTVYQTRKLHTPANYLIASLAFTDLLVSILVLPIAIVYTVTGKWTLGQIICDMWLSSDITCCTASIFHLCVIALDRYWAITDAVEYTKKRTPKRAVVMIALVWVFSISISMPPLFWRQSKAEEIAVCAVNTDHVLYTVYSTAGAFYIPTLLLIALYGRIYVEARYRILKQSPKTTGKRLTKAHLITDSPGSSSVSSTNSRTPEMSSDAGSPVYLNQVKVKVSDALLEKKKIMAARERKATKTLGVILGAYIVCWLPFFIISLVMPICKDACWFHPAIFDFFNWLGYLNSLINPIIYTMSNEDFKQAFHKLINRFKCPS; encoded by the coding sequence ATGATAAAAATGGAACACCTGACTGAATGTCAAGAAGTTACTGAccatctgaatgtgtctcaaacCAATAACTCCTTTGATGGAAGAAGTTGTGTCACAAGTCTAGACAGCTATGAGCAGGAGGATGTGCTGTCCTTCTCACAGATCGTCTTGACAGTTGTATTAGCTCTAATTACTTTAGCCACTTTATTATCCAATGCATTTGTAATTACAACAGTCTATCAAACCAGAAAATTGCACACACCTGCTAACTATCTCATAGCTTCACTGGCATTTACAGACCTTTTAGTATCGATTCTGGTTTTGCCAATtgctattgtatatactgtaactggGAAGTGGACCTTAGGGCAGATTATATGTGATATGTGGTTATCATCGGATATCACTTGTTGCACAGCTTCTATCTTCCATTTATGTGTCATAGCGCTGGACAGATACTGGGCAATCACTGATGCAGTTGAATATACCAAGAAAAGGACTCCTAAAAGGGCAGTTGTCATGATAGCTCTTGTGTGGGTATTCTCAATCTCAATTTCAATGCCCCCTCTTTTTTGGCGTCAGTCCAAAGCAGAAGAGATAGCAGTTTGTGCAGTAAATACTGATCATGTTTTGTACACAGTCTACTCCACTGCTGGAGCATTCTATATTCCCACATTACTTCTAATTGCTCTTTATGGAAGGATCTATGTTGAAGCCAGATATAGAATTCTGAAACAATCCCCTAAAACCACTGGCAAGCGACTGACAAAAGCTCATCTAATTACCGATTCCCCTGGTTCTTCATCAGTGTCCTCCACAAACTCAAGGACTCCTGAGATGTCAAGTGACGCAGGATCTCCAGTGTATCTAAATCAAGTCAAAGTTAAAGTATCTGATGCTCTCCTAGAGAAAAAGAAGATTATGGCTGCCAGGGAAAGAAAGGCAACAAAGACTTTAGGAGTTATACTTGGAGCCTATATTGTCTGTTGGTtacccttttttattatttcattggtTATGCCAATTTGCAAAGATGCCTGCTGGTTTCATCCTGCAATTTTTGACTTTTTCAATTGGCTGGGATATCTCAActctttaataaacccaataatatatACCATGTCCAATGAGGACTTCAAGCAAGCTTTCCACAAACTGATCAATCGTTTTAAATGCCCATCATGA